Proteins encoded together in one Bacteroides zoogleoformans window:
- a CDS encoding sodium-translocating pyrophosphatase, translating into MDQLLFWLVPAASVLALCFAGYFHREMMKESEGTPQMIRIAAAVRKGAMSYLKQQYKIVGWVFFGLVILFSIMAYGFGVQNPWVPVAFLTGGFFSGLSGFLGMKTATYASARTANAARTSLNAGLRVAFRSGAVMGLVVVGLGLLDISFWYLLLNAVIPEDVLTPTHKLCIITTTMLTFGMGASTQALFARVGGGIYTKAADVGADLVGKVEAGIPEDDPRNPATIADNVGDNVGDVAGMGADLYESYCGSILATAALGAAAFIHSGDTLMQFKAVIAPMLIAAVGILLSIIGIFSVRTKENAKMKDLLNSLALGTNLSSVLIVVAAFFILWLLKLDNWAWIACSVVVGLVVGIVIGRSTEYYTSQSYRPTQKLSESGKTGPATVIISGIGLGMLSTAIPVVAVVAGIIASYLFASGFDFSNVGLGLYGIGIAAVGMLSTLGITLATDAYGPIADNAGGNAEMSGLGEAVRKRTDALDSLGNTTAATGKGFAIGSAALTGLALLASYIEEIRIGLTRLGTTEIHAGGQTIPVQDATFFDFMHHYDVTLMNPKVLSGMFIGSMMAFLFCGLTMNAVGRAASHMVDEVRRQFREIKGILTGEAEPDYERCVAISTKGAQREMVIPSLIAIVAPILTGLVFGVPGVLGLLIGGLSSGFVLAIFMANAGGAWDNAKKYVEEGNFGGKGGETHKATVVGDTVGDPFKDTSGPSLNILIKLMSMVAIVMAGLTVAWSLF; encoded by the coding sequence ATGGACCAATTACTTTTTTGGCTGGTTCCGGCCGCTTCTGTTCTGGCACTCTGCTTTGCCGGATATTTCCATCGCGAAATGATGAAAGAGAGTGAGGGTACTCCTCAAATGATTCGAATTGCCGCCGCCGTGCGTAAGGGGGCGATGTCTTACCTCAAACAGCAGTACAAGATTGTGGGGTGGGTGTTCTTCGGACTGGTGATTCTTTTCTCTATCATGGCGTATGGCTTCGGGGTGCAGAACCCATGGGTGCCGGTGGCTTTCCTTACCGGCGGCTTCTTCTCGGGGCTTTCGGGTTTTCTGGGCATGAAGACGGCGACATACGCCTCGGCGCGTACGGCAAATGCCGCACGAACCTCGCTGAACGCAGGGTTGCGCGTCGCTTTCCGCAGCGGGGCGGTGATGGGACTGGTAGTGGTAGGTCTCGGGCTGCTCGATATCTCCTTCTGGTATCTGTTGCTCAACGCCGTGATTCCGGAGGATGTGCTGACGCCCACCCATAAACTCTGCATCATCACCACCACCATGCTGACGTTCGGCATGGGAGCCTCCACGCAGGCCCTCTTCGCACGTGTGGGCGGCGGCATCTATACCAAGGCGGCCGATGTGGGAGCCGACCTGGTGGGCAAGGTGGAAGCCGGCATCCCCGAAGACGACCCGCGCAACCCCGCCACCATTGCCGACAACGTGGGCGACAACGTGGGCGACGTGGCCGGCATGGGCGCCGACCTTTACGAGAGTTATTGCGGTTCCATCCTGGCCACGGCGGCTCTGGGCGCTGCCGCCTTCATCCATTCGGGCGACACGCTGATGCAGTTCAAGGCGGTGATTGCACCCATGCTGATTGCCGCGGTGGGGATACTGCTTTCCATCATCGGCATCTTCTCGGTGCGCACCAAGGAGAACGCGAAGATGAAGGACTTGCTGAACTCGCTGGCGCTGGGCACCAACCTCAGCTCCGTATTGATTGTGGTGGCCGCTTTCTTCATTCTTTGGCTGCTGAAGCTGGATAACTGGGCTTGGATTGCCTGCTCGGTGGTAGTGGGACTGGTAGTGGGCATTGTCATCGGCCGTTCCACGGAGTACTATACCTCCCAATCCTACCGTCCGACTCAGAAGCTGAGCGAGAGCGGGAAAACAGGCCCTGCCACCGTCATCATCTCGGGCATCGGGTTGGGCATGCTCTCTACCGCCATCCCGGTGGTTGCGGTAGTGGCGGGCATCATCGCCTCTTACCTCTTCGCCTCCGGCTTCGACTTCTCCAACGTCGGCCTGGGACTTTACGGCATCGGCATCGCCGCCGTGGGCATGCTATCCACGCTGGGCATCACCCTGGCTACGGATGCCTACGGCCCCATTGCCGACAATGCGGGCGGCAACGCCGAGATGTCCGGCTTGGGCGAGGCTGTGCGCAAGCGCACCGATGCGCTCGACTCTCTGGGAAATACCACCGCCGCCACGGGCAAAGGCTTTGCCATCGGCTCGGCGGCCCTTACGGGTTTGGCGCTGCTGGCCTCGTACATCGAGGAAATACGCATTGGCCTCACCCGCCTGGGCACCACCGAGATACATGCCGGCGGCCAAACCATACCCGTGCAAGACGCCACGTTCTTCGACTTCATGCACCATTACGATGTGACGCTGATGAACCCGAAGGTGCTGTCGGGCATGTTCATCGGTTCCATGATGGCCTTTCTGTTCTGCGGACTGACGATGAATGCCGTGGGCCGCGCCGCCTCTCACATGGTGGACGAAGTGCGCCGGCAGTTCCGCGAAATCAAAGGCATCCTTACCGGCGAGGCCGAACCCGACTACGAGCGTTGCGTGGCCATCTCCACCAAAGGGGCGCAGCGCGAAATGGTGATTCCCTCGCTGATTGCCATTGTAGCTCCCATCCTTACGGGATTGGTCTTCGGCGTTCCCGGCGTGCTGGGCTTGCTGATTGGGGGATTGAGCAGCGGATTCGTACTCGCCATCTTCATGGCCAATGCGGGTGGCGCATGGGACAATGCCAAGAAGTACGTAGAAGAAGGAAACTTCGGCGGCAAGGGCGGTGAGACGCACAAAGCCACCGTGGTGGGCGACACCGTGGGCGACCCGTTCAAGGACACCTCGGGCCCCAGCCTGAATATCCTCATCAAACTGATGAGCATGGTAGCCATTGTGATGGCAGGGCTTACGGTGGCTTGGAGCTTGTTCTGA
- a CDS encoding cyclically-permuted mutarotase family protein yields MKKENFLLAALMIWLWSTAAVAQQPIKVACVGNSITYGAVLPDRATQAYPVQLQKMLGDGYQVENFGKSGATLLYKGHRPYVRQEEFRKAMDFAADVVVIHLGINDTDPRDWPEHRDEFVRDYLSLIDSFRLAKPEARILIARMTPIVHRHARFLSGTRDWHAEIQTAIETTARCAGAQLIDFHAPLYPYPQLLPDAVHPNPEGALIMARTVYSAITGDYGGLRLSPLYTDNMVLQRNVPLDVSGTANAGEQVTVTIGGQRCRVKTGADGKWTVRLLPLKTGGPYELTVSTLRRTLRYRNVLAGEVWLCSGQSNMELMLKQADTAARDIPAAHDNQLRFYDMKARWRTNAVEWDDTVLDSLNALQYYAQTEWEPCTPGTASAFSAVAYYFGRMLRDSLQVPVGLICNAVGGSPAEAWIDRETLEREFPAILKDWKQNDFIQDWVRGRAALNIKRSADPHQRHPYEPCYLFEAGIAPLRGYPVKGVIWYQGESNAHHKDAHERLFKLLVSSWRKTWENARMPFYYVQLSSLNRPSWPWFRDSQRRLLQDMPYLGMAVSSDVGDSLDVHPVRKQPVGERLARWALSDTYQRPSTPSGPLLNRAAFRDGVVYLTFDYDNGLRSADGQPLRTFEVAETDGLFHPAQAVVEDGYLKVWSSAVKRPHYVRYGWQPFTRANLVNAAGLPASTFRAEDPDWTGKPYVDPYEEAFKLFLRTSREFCQPALPVEKRLNLRPMEGFPKGEKGFELGVSACFAGTLNGQLLMAGGCNFPEVPVADGGQKRYYRGIYAAPLPADSVLLWRKVGELPVPLAYGASVPTADGLICIGGMNAQGPVASVYRLVIGNKDKKVRIETLPSLPYALDNLTGSLVGNTVYVAGGNREGVPSNSFLCLDLERPDEGWTELESFPGDPRIQPVSAAVYIDGSYRFYLWGGFAPASQGREATLSVDGYYYAFNLKRWVPLQAPTAFNGDPVSLGGGTAIALNDGRILCMGGVDKDIFLSALHGTDEEYLRRQAEWYRFNRRILIFNAPTSNWQEVTQTPHAARAGAALVGDNGTYFYINGELKPGIRTPEILKLTVE; encoded by the coding sequence ATGAAAAAAGAGAACTTCTTGTTGGCTGCGCTGATGATATGGCTGTGGAGCACGGCGGCTGTGGCGCAACAACCGATCAAAGTGGCTTGTGTGGGAAACAGCATCACTTACGGGGCCGTATTGCCCGACAGAGCGACGCAAGCCTATCCCGTGCAGTTGCAAAAGATGCTGGGCGACGGATATCAGGTAGAAAACTTCGGAAAGTCCGGCGCAACGTTGCTCTATAAGGGACACCGACCCTACGTCCGGCAGGAAGAGTTCCGCAAGGCCATGGACTTTGCCGCCGACGTCGTGGTGATACATCTCGGCATCAACGACACCGACCCGCGCGACTGGCCGGAGCATCGCGATGAGTTTGTCAGAGACTACCTGAGCTTGATTGATTCGTTTCGCCTTGCCAAGCCGGAGGCACGCATCCTGATTGCCCGCATGACGCCCATCGTCCACCGGCACGCCCGTTTCCTCTCCGGCACACGCGACTGGCATGCGGAGATACAGACAGCCATCGAGACGACGGCACGTTGCGCCGGCGCGCAGCTCATCGACTTCCATGCGCCGCTCTACCCTTACCCCCAGCTGCTGCCGGATGCCGTTCATCCCAACCCCGAAGGCGCCCTGATCATGGCACGGACGGTCTATTCGGCCATTACGGGAGACTACGGAGGACTGCGGTTATCGCCCCTGTACACCGACAACATGGTGTTGCAGCGCAATGTTCCGCTGGATGTGTCCGGCACGGCCAATGCCGGCGAGCAAGTGACGGTGACCATCGGCGGACAGCGTTGCCGTGTGAAGACCGGCGCGGACGGCAAGTGGACGGTACGTCTGCTGCCCCTGAAAACCGGCGGACCCTATGAACTGACCGTATCCACCCTTCGCCGGACGTTGCGTTACCGCAATGTGCTGGCAGGCGAGGTATGGCTCTGTTCCGGACAGAGCAATATGGAGCTGATGCTGAAGCAGGCCGATACGGCCGCGCGGGACATCCCCGCAGCCCATGACAACCAACTTCGGTTCTACGACATGAAAGCCCGCTGGCGTACGAATGCCGTAGAGTGGGACGACACCGTACTGGATTCGTTGAACGCGTTGCAGTACTACGCGCAGACGGAGTGGGAACCCTGTACGCCCGGCACAGCAAGCGCTTTCTCTGCCGTGGCTTACTACTTCGGGCGCATGTTGCGCGACAGTCTGCAAGTGCCCGTGGGATTGATTTGCAATGCCGTGGGAGGTTCGCCCGCGGAGGCATGGATAGACCGGGAAACGTTGGAGCGTGAGTTCCCCGCCATTCTGAAAGACTGGAAACAGAACGACTTCATTCAAGACTGGGTGCGCGGGCGTGCGGCACTCAACATCAAGCGCTCTGCCGACCCCCATCAACGCCATCCGTACGAGCCGTGCTATCTGTTCGAGGCGGGCATCGCCCCCTTGCGAGGCTATCCGGTAAAGGGTGTCATCTGGTATCAGGGAGAATCGAACGCGCACCACAAAGACGCCCACGAACGCCTCTTCAAGCTGTTGGTGAGCAGTTGGCGCAAGACGTGGGAAAACGCCCGCATGCCTTTCTACTACGTACAGCTGTCCAGCCTGAACCGTCCGTCATGGCCGTGGTTCAGAGACAGCCAGCGCAGACTGCTACAGGACATGCCTTATCTGGGTATGGCGGTCAGCAGCGACGTGGGCGACTCGTTAGACGTGCACCCCGTGCGCAAGCAACCCGTGGGAGAACGGCTGGCACGCTGGGCCTTGAGCGACACGTATCAGCGGCCTTCGACGCCTTCCGGTCCGTTGCTGAACAGAGCCGCCTTCCGTGACGGAGTGGTTTACCTCACCTTCGATTACGACAACGGATTGCGAAGCGCCGACGGGCAGCCGTTGCGCACGTTCGAAGTGGCCGAGACGGACGGACTGTTCCATCCGGCCCAAGCCGTCGTGGAGGATGGATACCTGAAGGTATGGTCTTCAGCCGTGAAGCGCCCGCACTACGTGCGTTACGGATGGCAACCCTTCACCCGCGCCAATTTGGTGAATGCCGCCGGACTGCCTGCCTCCACCTTCCGGGCGGAAGACCCGGACTGGACGGGCAAACCGTACGTAGACCCGTATGAAGAGGCTTTCAAACTCTTCTTGCGTACTTCCCGGGAGTTCTGTCAACCTGCTTTGCCGGTGGAAAAAAGGCTCAACCTGCGTCCGATGGAAGGCTTTCCGAAGGGCGAGAAAGGCTTCGAACTGGGCGTTTCCGCTTGTTTTGCCGGTACGCTGAACGGACAGTTGCTCATGGCAGGTGGTTGCAACTTCCCCGAAGTCCCCGTGGCGGACGGCGGACAGAAGCGTTATTACCGCGGCATCTACGCCGCCCCGTTGCCTGCGGACTCCGTCCTGCTCTGGCGCAAAGTGGGCGAGCTGCCCGTGCCGCTGGCCTACGGCGCCTCCGTGCCTACGGCCGACGGGCTGATCTGCATCGGCGGCATGAACGCGCAAGGCCCTGTGGCGAGCGTCTATCGCCTTGTCATCGGGAATAAAGATAAAAAGGTGCGGATAGAAACGCTGCCTTCCCTGCCCTATGCGCTGGACAACCTGACGGGCAGCCTGGTGGGAAACACCGTCTACGTGGCGGGAGGCAACCGCGAAGGAGTCCCCTCGAACTCGTTCCTCTGCCTGGATTTGGAGCGGCCGGACGAGGGCTGGACAGAGTTGGAATCCTTCCCCGGAGACCCCCGCATACAGCCCGTCTCGGCGGCAGTATATATCGACGGATCCTATCGTTTCTACCTCTGGGGAGGTTTCGCGCCCGCCTCTCAGGGGCGCGAGGCCACGCTTTCCGTAGATGGATATTATTACGCGTTCAACTTGAAGCGATGGGTACCGCTGCAAGCCCCCACGGCGTTCAACGGTGATCCGGTTTCGTTGGGCGGAGGCACAGCCATTGCCCTGAACGACGGCCGCATCCTTTGCATGGGAGGGGTAGACAAGGACATCTTCCTCTCCGCCTTGCACGGAACGGACGAGGAATACCTGCGCCGCCAAGCCGAGTGGTACCGCTTCAACCGCCGTATCTTGATTTTCAATGCGCCCACCAGCAACTGGCAAGAAGTGACGCAGACACCCCATGCCGCCCGTGCAGGCGCGGCATTGGTGGGCGACAACGGTACGTACTTCTACATCAACGGCGAACTGAAGCCCGGCATCCGTACGCCGGAAATCCTGAAGCTGACCGTGGAATAA
- a CDS encoding sulfatase, which translates to MGGASLSLFPSLLPAQEVAQPERMNVLMLIADDMRPELGCYGIKEIHTPNIDRLAATGILFRNAYCNIPVSGASRASLFTGMYPCYPQRFTHYEASASIDAPDAIPLSGWFTSHGYHTVSNGKVFHNIADHAESWSEYPWRVHPDGYGHDWAEYNKWEVWMNTESGNHINPRTMRGPFCESADVEDDAYDDGKGATHTIEDLKRLKELHKPFFLACGFWRPHLPFNVPKKYWDMYQREEIPLATNRFRPHNLPEEVQGSQEIRSYARVNMEEEAFQREAKHGYYAAISYIDAQIGRILTALEELELADNTLIIFFGDHGWQLGEHNFWGKHTLMQKATQVPLIVRVPGMERGTTESLVELVDLYPTLCDLCRIDTPQGQLDGKSFVPILRNLKAQTKKHVYIQWQGGDNAANRRYNYAEWPETHGRQSRMLFDHHSDREENENIIRQKKYSRIIQKLSDCIRKKKERITKRAQ; encoded by the coding sequence ATGGGAGGAGCTTCCTTATCGCTCTTCCCGTCGCTTCTTCCGGCGCAAGAGGTAGCACAACCTGAACGAATGAACGTTCTCATGCTGATTGCCGATGACATGAGACCGGAATTAGGATGCTACGGAATCAAGGAGATACACACTCCCAACATTGACCGTTTGGCTGCCACGGGCATACTCTTTCGGAATGCCTATTGCAATATTCCGGTCAGCGGTGCTTCGCGAGCCAGTCTGTTCACGGGTATGTATCCTTGTTATCCGCAAAGATTTACCCACTATGAAGCATCAGCCAGCATAGATGCTCCCGACGCCATCCCTTTGTCCGGCTGGTTCACTTCTCATGGCTACCATACCGTTTCCAACGGCAAAGTGTTCCACAACATCGCCGACCATGCCGAAAGCTGGAGCGAATATCCCTGGCGGGTGCATCCCGACGGATATGGACACGACTGGGCGGAATACAACAAGTGGGAGGTGTGGATGAATACCGAATCAGGCAACCACATCAATCCCCGAACCATGCGCGGTCCCTTTTGTGAGTCAGCCGACGTGGAAGATGATGCATACGACGACGGCAAAGGTGCCACCCACACCATCGAGGATCTGAAAAGGCTGAAAGAACTCCATAAACCTTTCTTCCTTGCTTGCGGTTTCTGGCGCCCGCATCTACCTTTCAATGTTCCTAAAAAATACTGGGACATGTATCAACGTGAAGAAATTCCCTTGGCAACGAACCGTTTTCGTCCGCACAACTTACCAGAAGAGGTACAAGGTTCGCAAGAGATTCGCTCGTACGCTCGTGTCAATATGGAAGAAGAAGCTTTCCAGCGTGAAGCTAAACACGGCTACTATGCTGCCATCAGCTATATAGACGCTCAAATAGGGCGCATCCTCACGGCATTGGAAGAGTTGGAACTGGCCGACAACACCCTGATTATCTTCTTCGGTGACCATGGCTGGCAATTGGGAGAACATAACTTCTGGGGTAAACATACACTAATGCAGAAAGCCACCCAAGTTCCACTCATCGTACGTGTGCCAGGTATGGAACGAGGAACAACCGAATCGCTTGTAGAACTCGTAGATCTCTATCCTACGCTATGCGACTTATGTCGCATAGACACACCTCAAGGACAATTGGACGGAAAGAGTTTCGTCCCCATACTGAGGAACCTCAAGGCACAGACTAAAAAGCATGTCTATATACAGTGGCAAGGAGGGGACAATGCCGCAAACCGAAGATATAATTACGCCGAATGGCCCGAAACACACGGACGACAAAGCCGGATGCTGTTCGACCACCATTCCGACCGGGAAGAGAATGAGAACATAATCCGGCAAAAGAAATACAGTCGGATAATTCAAAAATTATCCGACTGTATCCGAAAAAAGAAAGAGAGGATAACAAAGAGAGCCCAGTAA